From Priestia aryabhattai, one genomic window encodes:
- the murC gene encoding UDP-N-acetylmuramate--L-alanine ligase → MTVYHFVGIKGTGMSALAQILNDMGFQVQGSDIEKEIFTQKALEQQGIPVLPFDKNNIKDGMTVIAGNAFPDTHEEITEAASKEGVKLVRYHRFLGDFMKQYTSVAVTGAHGKTSTTGMLAHVIQGAEPTSYLIGDGTGKGVKDSKYFAFEACEYRRHFLSYTPDYAIMTNIDFDHPDYFANIDDVFSAFQEMALQVKKGIIACGDDEHLQQIQAKVPVLYYGLGEENDFQARNIVKSTTGTSFDVFVRNTFHASFEIPGYGDHNILNALSVIALCHYEEIDVAVLQERFKTYQGVKRRFSEKNVGKQVLIDDYAHHPTEINATISAARQKYPNREVVAVFQPHTFTRTQTFLEDFAASLQHADKVYLCDIFGSAREHQGKLSIEDLRSKISGAELINEETIESLKDHNEAVLVFMGAGDIQKFEKLYQQTVS, encoded by the coding sequence ATGACAGTTTACCATTTTGTAGGTATTAAAGGAACAGGAATGAGTGCGCTTGCGCAAATCCTAAACGATATGGGCTTTCAAGTTCAAGGATCGGATATTGAAAAAGAAATTTTTACGCAAAAAGCACTAGAACAGCAGGGAATTCCTGTTTTACCATTTGATAAAAATAATATTAAAGACGGCATGACTGTAATCGCAGGAAATGCTTTTCCTGATACGCATGAAGAAATTACAGAAGCAGCTTCAAAAGAAGGAGTCAAGCTTGTACGCTATCACCGTTTCTTAGGTGACTTCATGAAACAGTATACGAGTGTAGCCGTAACAGGAGCACACGGAAAAACATCCACAACGGGTATGTTAGCGCATGTGATTCAAGGAGCTGAACCTACTTCATATTTAATTGGAGACGGTACGGGTAAAGGGGTAAAAGACAGCAAGTATTTTGCGTTTGAGGCATGTGAGTATCGCCGCCACTTCTTATCATATACGCCAGACTATGCAATCATGACGAATATTGATTTTGATCACCCTGATTATTTTGCTAATATCGATGATGTATTCAGTGCGTTCCAAGAGATGGCACTTCAAGTCAAAAAAGGAATTATTGCCTGTGGTGACGATGAACACCTGCAGCAAATTCAAGCGAAGGTGCCCGTTCTTTATTACGGATTAGGCGAAGAAAATGATTTCCAAGCTCGTAATATCGTAAAAAGTACAACAGGCACATCATTTGATGTGTTCGTTCGCAATACATTCCATGCATCATTTGAAATTCCAGGGTATGGCGATCATAACATCTTAAATGCACTTTCTGTTATTGCACTTTGTCATTATGAAGAAATTGACGTTGCTGTGCTACAAGAGCGTTTTAAAACATATCAAGGTGTAAAACGTCGTTTCAGTGAAAAAAACGTTGGCAAACAAGTGCTAATCGATGATTATGCACACCATCCAACGGAAATTAATGCAACGATTTCAGCTGCTCGTCAAAAGTATCCAAACCGTGAAGTTGTGGCTGTTTTCCAACCGCACACATTTACGCGTACACAAACGTTCTTAGAGGACTTTGCAGCAAGCTTACAGCATGCTGATAAAGTATATCTATGCGACATTTTTGGATCAGCTCGTGAGCATCAAGGGAAATTGTCAATTGAAGATTTACGAAGCAAAATCAGCGGAGCTGAATTGATTAATGAAGAAACAATTGAATCGTTAAAAGACCATAATGAAGCTGTATTAGTATTTATGGGTGCTGGAGACATTCAAAAGTTTGAAAAACTATATCAGCAAACCGTATCATAA
- a CDS encoding DUF1444 domain-containing protein, producing MAKMNSQKMRKLLEERLTGADWSFLFDREKDTLRVEHQETKKGVTISLPGLIAKWEEKKEAALDEMVYYIKEALRVMNDEQQVTGKEKRIYPVIRSTSFPDKSNEDVPLIYDEHTAETRIYYALDLGNTYRLLDEKLIRKENLDLSAVREMAKFNLRSLPISHKKDTVAGNDFYFVNQNDGYDASRILNEAFLQDFASSVSGTMAVAVPHQDVLILADIQNETGYDILAQMTMSFFASGRVPITALSFLYENGELEPIFILGKNRSKGRD from the coding sequence ATGGCGAAAATGAATAGTCAAAAGATGAGAAAACTACTAGAAGAGCGATTAACGGGTGCAGATTGGTCGTTTTTATTTGATCGTGAAAAAGATACGCTGCGCGTTGAACATCAGGAAACGAAAAAAGGTGTAACCATTTCTTTACCTGGGCTAATTGCAAAATGGGAAGAAAAAAAGGAAGCAGCTCTAGATGAAATGGTATATTATATAAAAGAAGCTCTTCGTGTTATGAACGATGAACAGCAGGTAACGGGAAAAGAAAAGCGCATTTATCCAGTTATTCGCTCAACGTCTTTTCCGGATAAATCGAATGAAGACGTGCCGTTGATTTATGATGAACATACAGCTGAAACACGCATTTATTATGCGCTTGATTTAGGCAATACATATCGTCTATTAGATGAGAAACTAATTCGTAAGGAAAATTTAGATCTATCCGCAGTGCGGGAAATGGCTAAATTTAATCTTCGCTCTTTGCCGATTTCACATAAAAAAGATACGGTAGCAGGCAATGACTTTTATTTTGTAAATCAGAACGATGGATATGATGCAAGCCGAATTCTTAACGAGGCATTTTTACAGGATTTTGCTTCTAGTGTTTCGGGCACAATGGCTGTAGCAGTACCTCACCAAGATGTGCTGATTCTAGCTGACATTCAAAACGAAACAGGTTATGATATTCTTGCGCAGATGACCATGAGCTTTTTTGCAAGTGGACGTGTACCCATCACGGCTCTTTCATTTTTATACGAAAACGGTGAGCTAGAACCTATTTTTATTCTAGGAAAAAATCGCAGTAAAGGACGGGACTAA
- a CDS encoding PepSY domain-containing protein, whose product MKWTQLITGAAVGFASAYIIQKRKSSISSSEALTIVKSAFKQNGAIDGSWIETTTKVIQKHGLSFYGYTGGIIRTRDAKQEHYEFFVDKKSGAIIELTLNASV is encoded by the coding sequence GTGAAATGGACTCAACTAATAACAGGAGCTGCAGTCGGATTTGCAAGCGCTTATATTATTCAAAAAAGAAAGTCGTCAATTTCCTCATCGGAAGCCCTTACGATTGTTAAAAGCGCTTTTAAACAAAATGGGGCAATCGACGGCTCATGGATTGAAACAACGACTAAAGTCATTCAAAAACATGGTCTCTCTTTTTATGGTTATACAGGTGGAATTATCCGAACACGTGATGCAAAACAAGAACATTACGAGTTTTTCGTTGATAAAAAAAGCGGCGCTATTATTGAATTGACGCTGAATGCATCCGTTTAA
- a CDS encoding thioredoxin family protein, which yields MEKMQTIEQYKEIIKEGKHIMMFSADWCPDCRVIEPVLPEIEANHSEYTFHYVDRDDFIDLCAELSIFGIPSFVGYSNGEETGRFVSKDRKTKEEIEEFINGLNA from the coding sequence ATGGAAAAAATGCAAACAATTGAACAATACAAAGAAATCATTAAAGAAGGAAAACATATCATGATGTTTTCAGCAGACTGGTGCCCAGATTGCCGAGTAATCGAGCCTGTGCTTCCAGAAATTGAGGCGAATCATAGCGAGTATACATTTCACTATGTCGATCGCGACGACTTTATCGATCTTTGTGCAGAATTAAGCATCTTTGGTATTCCGAGCTTCGTTGGTTACAGCAACGGAGAAGAAACAGGGCGTTTTGTCAGCAAAGACCGTAAAACAAAAGAAGAAATTGAAGAGTTCATTAACGGCTTAAATGCATAA
- a CDS encoding YtzH-like family protein, producing the protein MPLNAEHQMNILKDILSNHQSDCCGTVAECEQVERLIQSMLAKGYANTDIQATLQNVYKYTQDAKSATHLDEHIQTNQQNLSQWVQELSTLS; encoded by the coding sequence ATGCCTTTAAATGCCGAACACCAAATGAATATATTAAAAGATATTTTATCTAATCATCAAAGTGATTGCTGCGGAACGGTTGCGGAATGTGAACAGGTTGAACGTTTAATTCAATCAATGCTAGCAAAAGGATATGCTAACACAGACATACAAGCAACACTACAAAACGTGTATAAATACACGCAAGATGCAAAAAGTGCTACTCATTTAGACGAACATATTCAAACCAATCAACAAAATTTATCACAATGGGTCCAAGAACTATCTACCTTGTCATAA
- a CDS encoding DNA translocase FtsK: MGFVRKVMDYLLGYEVKEIVVDEHGNTTEEYPLNREKTIPKKKALKPKQMQSVHQKPVMKAAPKPSVSHSTRPQKRSYSEEQQDVHTKVAYQYPKGTFRFPLIEDTGEAKKAAVPKNEPRAVTRKAPAPFYQEPVRKSALTQPKSVSQPLKTVSEKKEAVPQVRKRPFRPTEIPSPVYGFNKRPSNVVQSGSEEVVEYELPSTQLSKAAFEDEIYRRAMNTAVVEPLRKPAFKPVDEEAPIQETEEMKQQSSQRFAQWKQYEENQKEKLSFPEEKPSSSVAVKEQEEAQAFEESHAVEPLVGQEKTLDWDLVEDTAVAEEVPISEEIRLSESSASLQQETGNEAEEVEAETLMDGSAALLQAAEEVEALKPRKIEEAPAAEKESDFILEEPTNSVNIEAEHELNSESLNPSQPTADELQPEAAAPVVHQELENSVIKEEESGIQESQELHGQVQQEPAVEPLVPAEHPGNAERARGKRLVPFNVMMLKKDRTKMDNSAREKSQPSQGSYQRQEPEALQKKTEVSRQEEVHGEKTQEAVPQASLKAEEPVNVKASSPYTFPGMNLLNIPPAAIEEDNQWADEQRELLDMTLKNFNVRAKVVNVTQGPTVTRFEVHPEPGVKVNKITNLTDDIKLSLAARDIRIEAPIPGKNTIGIEVPNRQSKPVLIREILRHPSFRKDNSSLTVALGLDISGTPVVTDLNKMPHGLIAGATGSGKSVCINTIIVSLLYKAAPHEVKLMLIDPKMVELAPYNGIPHLVSPVITDAKAATTALKWAVEEMERRYELFAHAGVRDIKKYNERVKEHNEKSGELPYLVIIIDELADLMMVSPGEVEEAICRIAQKARACGIHLLLATQRPSVDVITGLIKANVPTRIAFSVSSQVDSRTIIDTGGAEKLLGKGDMLLLENGSSKSVRIQGNFVSDEEIDRVVDHVKKQMKPTYLFDQEDLLKKQQSFAPNEEDELFYEACEFVLDQGGASTSSLQRRFRMGYNRAARLIDMMEQQGIISEARGSKPRDVLITENELQEMESQTATSTF, encoded by the coding sequence ATGGGTTTTGTACGAAAAGTAATGGATTATTTACTAGGATACGAAGTGAAAGAAATCGTTGTAGACGAACATGGTAATACAACGGAAGAATACCCTTTAAATAGAGAAAAAACAATTCCTAAAAAGAAGGCGCTTAAGCCTAAACAAATGCAGTCAGTGCACCAAAAGCCAGTGATGAAAGCAGCACCAAAACCTTCTGTCTCACATTCGACCAGACCGCAAAAGCGGAGTTACAGTGAAGAACAGCAAGATGTTCATACAAAAGTAGCTTATCAATATCCAAAAGGAACGTTTCGCTTTCCTTTGATTGAGGACACGGGAGAAGCAAAAAAGGCAGCGGTTCCTAAAAATGAACCAAGAGCTGTAACAAGAAAGGCACCGGCTCCATTTTATCAAGAGCCTGTTCGCAAGTCGGCGCTAACGCAGCCTAAGTCAGTGTCTCAGCCGTTAAAAACGGTATCAGAAAAGAAAGAAGCGGTTCCGCAAGTAAGGAAACGTCCGTTTCGTCCGACTGAAATTCCTTCACCTGTATATGGGTTTAATAAGCGTCCTTCTAATGTTGTACAAAGCGGAAGTGAGGAAGTAGTAGAATATGAGCTTCCGAGTACACAATTATCAAAAGCAGCGTTTGAAGATGAAATTTACCGACGAGCGATGAATACGGCTGTCGTAGAGCCGCTAAGAAAACCGGCCTTTAAGCCCGTAGATGAAGAAGCACCGATTCAAGAAACGGAAGAAATGAAGCAACAGTCTTCTCAGCGTTTTGCTCAGTGGAAGCAATATGAGGAAAATCAAAAAGAGAAACTATCATTTCCTGAAGAAAAGCCAAGTTCTTCAGTAGCCGTAAAAGAACAAGAAGAGGCTCAAGCTTTTGAAGAATCACACGCGGTCGAACCGTTAGTGGGACAAGAGAAAACTCTTGACTGGGATTTAGTGGAAGATACGGCAGTGGCAGAAGAAGTTCCAATTTCAGAGGAAATCCGCCTGTCTGAATCCTCAGCTTCTCTCCAACAAGAGACAGGAAATGAGGCTGAAGAGGTAGAAGCAGAAACGTTGATGGACGGAAGCGCAGCGCTTTTACAAGCAGCAGAAGAAGTAGAAGCACTAAAGCCTAGAAAGATAGAAGAAGCTCCGGCTGCTGAGAAAGAAAGTGACTTCATTCTAGAAGAGCCAACAAACAGTGTGAATATTGAAGCAGAACATGAGCTGAATTCTGAAAGTTTAAATCCATCGCAACCCACAGCTGATGAATTGCAACCAGAAGCGGCTGCCCCTGTTGTTCACCAAGAGCTTGAAAATTCAGTGATAAAAGAGGAAGAGAGCGGTATACAGGAAAGTCAAGAGTTACACGGACAAGTACAGCAAGAGCCAGCTGTAGAACCTCTTGTGCCTGCAGAACATCCAGGGAATGCTGAACGAGCTCGCGGTAAGCGATTAGTGCCTTTTAACGTGATGATGCTAAAAAAAGACCGCACAAAGATGGATAACAGCGCCCGAGAAAAAAGTCAGCCGTCACAAGGTTCATACCAAAGGCAGGAGCCAGAAGCTCTGCAAAAAAAAACGGAAGTAAGTAGGCAAGAAGAAGTTCATGGTGAAAAAACACAAGAAGCGGTTCCACAAGCTTCGTTAAAAGCTGAAGAACCCGTAAATGTAAAGGCTTCTTCTCCTTATACATTTCCTGGAATGAATTTGCTTAACATTCCTCCGGCTGCTATTGAAGAAGATAATCAATGGGCGGATGAGCAGCGTGAGCTGTTGGATATGACATTAAAAAACTTTAATGTTCGAGCTAAAGTCGTAAACGTCACGCAAGGTCCTACCGTGACCAGATTTGAAGTACATCCTGAACCCGGTGTGAAAGTGAACAAAATTACGAATTTAACAGATGATATTAAACTGAGCCTAGCCGCGCGTGATATCCGAATTGAAGCACCAATTCCAGGGAAAAATACGATTGGAATTGAAGTGCCAAACCGTCAAAGTAAGCCGGTGTTAATTCGTGAAATTTTGAGACATCCTTCTTTTAGAAAAGATAACTCTTCTTTAACGGTGGCGTTAGGGTTAGATATTTCAGGCACGCCGGTTGTGACTGACTTGAACAAAATGCCTCACGGTTTGATTGCCGGAGCGACAGGGTCCGGTAAAAGCGTGTGTATTAATACCATTATCGTCAGCCTGCTTTATAAAGCTGCGCCACACGAAGTCAAGCTTATGTTAATTGATCCTAAAATGGTTGAACTAGCTCCTTACAACGGTATTCCGCATTTAGTCAGCCCGGTTATCACGGATGCTAAAGCAGCTACTACAGCTTTAAAATGGGCAGTAGAGGAAATGGAGCGCCGTTATGAACTGTTTGCGCATGCGGGCGTACGTGATATTAAAAAATACAATGAACGTGTAAAAGAACATAATGAAAAAAGCGGGGAGCTGCCATATCTAGTTATTATCATTGATGAGCTTGCCGATTTAATGATGGTATCTCCAGGAGAAGTAGAGGAAGCTATTTGCCGTATTGCTCAAAAGGCAAGAGCGTGTGGCATTCACTTATTGCTTGCAACGCAGCGTCCTTCTGTAGATGTTATTACAGGCTTAATTAAAGCGAATGTGCCAACGCGTATTGCATTTTCTGTTTCTTCGCAAGTTGATTCACGTACAATTATCGACACAGGGGGAGCAGAGAAGCTATTAGGTAAAGGTGATATGCTGCTTCTTGAAAACGGCTCTTCTAAAAGCGTTCGAATTCAAGGGAACTTTGTTTCAGATGAAGAAATTGACCGCGTTGTAGATCATGTCAAAAAACAAATGAAACCAACATACTTATTTGATCAAGAAGATTTGTTGAAAAAGCAGCAAAGCTTTGCTCCAAATGAAGAAGATGAGCTTTTCTATGAAGCATGCGAGTTTGTGCTAGATCAAGGCGGTGCATCTACTTCCAGTCTGCAAAGACGCTTCAGAATGGGGTACAATCGTGCTGCGCGCCTAATTGATATGATGGAGCAGCAAGGAATTATTTCAGAAGCAAGAGGAAGCAAGCCGAGAGATGTGCTCATTACTGAAAACGAGCTTCAGGAAATGGAAAGTCAAACAGCCACTTCTACATTTTAA
- a CDS encoding nicotinate phosphoribosyltransferase, producing the protein MTEENHELINFNEIRERKQLQSDNAICDFYNQYFFFVNRYTNIREKVRASHIFKELVNLPHEAPLSDSHEQLFFQWFAFEYVTIQGKTLLQLFLADQAKQKTEPFLIQGAFFLTSVLEPIIVSKVPNSFFLKGYTPLTNEQVIIKDVRGRFANLEEQQVIWIRKIKSIGYDVLIDSFFLGHKQRIEQLVTQYNDKKNAMTWRSFLKQQAIQYVMKPK; encoded by the coding sequence ATGACAGAAGAAAATCATGAACTGATTAACTTTAATGAAATTCGTGAACGAAAGCAGCTTCAGTCTGACAATGCTATTTGCGACTTTTACAATCAATATTTCTTTTTTGTGAACCGCTACACGAATATACGAGAAAAAGTGCGGGCTTCACATATATTTAAAGAGTTAGTAAACTTGCCTCATGAGGCGCCTCTGTCTGATTCCCATGAACAATTATTTTTTCAGTGGTTTGCATTTGAATATGTAACCATTCAGGGGAAAACCCTGCTACAGCTTTTTTTAGCTGATCAGGCGAAGCAGAAAACAGAGCCGTTTTTGATTCAAGGAGCCTTTTTTTTGACGAGTGTACTAGAGCCAATTATTGTGTCTAAAGTACCTAATTCGTTTTTCTTAAAAGGATATACCCCATTGACAAATGAGCAGGTTATCATCAAAGATGTAAGAGGAAGATTTGCAAATTTAGAGGAACAACAAGTAATTTGGATTCGAAAAATAAAATCAATCGGATATGACGTGTTAATTGACTCTTTCTTTTTAGGACATAAACAACGCATTGAACAGTTAGTAACGCAATATAATGACAAAAAAAATGCAATGACATGGCGCTCGTTTTTAAAACAGCAGGCTATACAATATGTGATGAAGCCAAAATAA
- a CDS encoding DUF84 family protein: protein MKIAIGTKNPTKVNAVKKVFGDIFTYVEVDVQSGVSPQPFSDEETIRGAINRAHAAVKETGADIGIGLEGGVQETPHGLFLCNWGSLVTFKDLEPVLAGGARIQLPEAVADMLRHDKKELAEAMEVYTNQKNIRKKEGAIGIFTNGNLDRTTMFYQVVLMLKGQLDFRANQAVQ from the coding sequence ATGAAAATTGCCATCGGAACGAAGAACCCAACAAAAGTAAATGCAGTAAAAAAAGTATTTGGAGATATTTTTACATATGTAGAGGTAGACGTGCAGTCTGGGGTGTCGCCACAGCCTTTTTCTGATGAAGAAACCATCCGAGGAGCGATTAACCGCGCGCATGCTGCTGTCAAAGAAACAGGTGCTGATATTGGCATTGGGCTTGAAGGAGGGGTTCAAGAAACGCCTCATGGCTTATTCCTTTGCAATTGGGGAAGTCTTGTTACCTTTAAGGACCTTGAACCGGTTTTAGCGGGAGGGGCCCGTATTCAGCTTCCTGAAGCGGTAGCCGATATGCTTCGTCATGATAAAAAAGAATTAGCCGAAGCTATGGAAGTGTATACAAACCAAAAGAACATTCGAAAAAAAGAAGGAGCAATTGGTATTTTCACCAATGGAAATTTAGATCGGACCACTATGTTTTATCAGGTTGTTTTAATGCTAAAAGGCCAGCTGGATTTTAGGGCAAATCAAGCTGTTCAGTAG
- a CDS encoding M42 family metallopeptidase, with product MNNETLSLFKTLTELPGAAGNEHQVRSFMRSQIEPLVDEVIQDGLGSLFGVRYNEEKGPKVMVAGHMDEVGFMVTSVTDKGMLRFQTLGGWWGQVLLAQRVHVVTKKGPITGVIASIPPHLLDESQRNKPMAIKNMMIDVGADSKQEIAEMGIRPGDQIVPICPFTPMANEKKILAKAWDNRYGCGLAIELLKEVKNEKLPNILYSGATVQEEVGLRGAQSAANMIKPDLFYALDASPANDTSGDKNAFGQLGKGVLLRIFDRTMVTHRGMREFILDTAETNSIPYQYFVSPGGTDAGRVHTSNNGVPSAVIGVCSRYIHTHASMIHVDDYAAAKELLVKLVRSTDQTTLDTIKQNG from the coding sequence ATGAACAATGAAACGCTATCTCTATTTAAAACATTAACGGAGTTACCAGGTGCCGCTGGAAACGAACATCAAGTACGTTCATTTATGCGCTCGCAAATTGAACCCCTTGTAGATGAAGTCATTCAAGATGGGTTAGGAAGTTTATTCGGCGTTCGCTATAATGAAGAAAAAGGTCCTAAAGTAATGGTAGCAGGACATATGGACGAAGTAGGATTTATGGTTACGTCTGTAACAGATAAAGGAATGCTTCGTTTCCAAACTCTAGGAGGATGGTGGGGTCAAGTACTGCTAGCTCAACGCGTACATGTTGTTACAAAAAAAGGTCCAATCACCGGCGTTATTGCTTCTATCCCTCCGCATTTATTAGACGAATCACAGCGCAACAAACCAATGGCTATTAAAAATATGATGATTGATGTGGGCGCAGATAGCAAGCAGGAAATAGCAGAAATGGGCATTCGTCCCGGCGATCAAATTGTACCGATTTGTCCGTTTACGCCAATGGCAAATGAAAAGAAAATACTGGCGAAAGCATGGGATAACCGCTATGGGTGCGGCCTTGCTATTGAATTATTAAAAGAAGTAAAAAATGAAAAACTGCCAAATATCTTGTACTCTGGAGCTACTGTTCAAGAAGAAGTGGGACTTCGAGGTGCCCAATCAGCTGCTAATATGATTAAACCAGATTTGTTTTATGCGCTAGATGCTAGCCCTGCTAACGATACATCAGGCGATAAAAATGCATTTGGACAATTGGGAAAAGGAGTATTACTTCGCATCTTTGACCGTACGATGGTCACACATAGAGGCATGAGAGAGTTTATTTTAGATACAGCTGAAACAAACAGCATTCCTTATCAATACTTCGTTTCCCCAGGAGGCACGGATGCAGGGCGCGTTCATACTTCCAATAATGGAGTTCCTTCTGCAGTGATCGGCGTATGTTCACGTTATATTCATACCCATGCATCTATGATTCATGTAGATGACTATGCAGCTGCAAAGGAATTATTAGTCAAACTTGTGCGTTCTACAGATCAAACAACGCTTGATACGATTAAGCAAAACGGATAA
- the ytpR gene encoding YtpR family tRNA-binding protein has translation MNLFYNKEGIGDTLIVKLEDIAIENRTFETKGDVVRIFDQKSNTTAGYNIFHASSKLKVEGNGSLELTEEMVEEVNRVLSESGFEGKLEVDLSPKFVVGYVQEKEKHPNADKLNICKVDVGTETLQIVCGAPNVDAGQKVVVAKVGAVMPSGMIIKDAELRGVPSSGMICSAKELALPNAPQEKGILVLEDKYEVGQPFQA, from the coding sequence ATGAATCTTTTTTATAATAAAGAAGGCATCGGCGATACGTTAATCGTCAAGCTAGAAGATATCGCAATCGAAAATCGAACGTTTGAAACAAAAGGCGACGTTGTGCGTATCTTTGATCAAAAATCAAATACAACAGCTGGCTATAACATCTTTCATGCTTCTTCTAAGTTAAAAGTAGAGGGAAATGGTTCTCTTGAATTAACAGAAGAAATGGTGGAAGAAGTAAATCGTGTACTTAGCGAAAGCGGTTTTGAAGGTAAACTTGAAGTGGATTTATCTCCTAAATTTGTAGTGGGATATGTTCAAGAGAAGGAGAAGCATCCAAATGCAGATAAGCTGAATATCTGTAAAGTAGATGTTGGCACAGAAACACTTCAAATTGTATGTGGAGCACCAAATGTAGACGCAGGTCAAAAAGTCGTGGTAGCAAAAGTAGGAGCGGTTATGCCAAGTGGTATGATTATTAAAGATGCAGAACTGCGCGGTGTACCTTCTTCAGGTATGATTTGTTCTGCTAAAGAGCTGGCGCTTCCGAACGCTCCTCAAGAAAAAGGAATTTTAGTACTTGAGGACAAATATGAAGTAGGTCAACCTTTTCAAGCATAA
- the trmB gene encoding tRNA (guanosine(46)-N7)-methyltransferase TrmB codes for MRLRNKPWAKDKIAENPHYVVPNPAEYKGNWKEVFGNENPVHIEVGTGKGQFLVGMAKQNPHINYIGIEMYESVILSALERLIEEELPNLKLLNVDANHLSEFFAKNDVGRVYLNFSDPWPKKRHAKRRLTYKTFLSMYENLLVDGGEIHFKTDNQGLFEYSLTSFSEYGLLLKYISLDLHKSDFEGNVMTEYEEKFSQKGSRIYRCEVKYLNEKD; via the coding sequence ATGAGATTACGAAACAAACCTTGGGCAAAAGATAAAATTGCTGAAAATCCCCATTACGTGGTTCCAAACCCAGCAGAGTATAAAGGGAACTGGAAAGAGGTTTTTGGAAATGAAAACCCTGTTCATATTGAAGTAGGAACAGGAAAAGGCCAATTTTTAGTAGGGATGGCTAAACAAAATCCGCATATCAACTATATTGGAATTGAAATGTATGAAAGTGTCATCTTAAGTGCTCTAGAACGATTGATTGAAGAAGAGCTTCCAAATTTAAAGCTGTTGAATGTAGACGCTAACCATCTTAGTGAGTTTTTTGCAAAAAATGACGTGGGTCGCGTTTATCTCAATTTCTCTGATCCATGGCCAAAAAAGAGACATGCCAAGCGCCGTTTAACATACAAAACGTTCTTAAGCATGTATGAAAATCTGCTGGTTGATGGTGGAGAAATTCACTTTAAAACAGATAATCAAGGGCTATTTGAGTATTCATTGACAAGTTTTTCAGAATATGGGCTTCTTCTTAAGTACATTAGCTTAGATTTGCATAAAAGCGATTTTGAAGGCAATGTTATGACGGAATATGAAGAGAAATTTTCACAAAAAGGCAGCCGCATTTACCGCTGTGAAGTAAAATACTTGAATGAAAAAGACTGA
- a CDS encoding YtnP family quorum-quenching lactonase has product METLTIGKLKVTWLRGGNNHLDGGAMFGVVPKELWTKKYPISEGNRIPMRTDPLLVQTEKHLMLIDAGIGNGMLDEKKKLHFGVTEESFIAEDLQKLGFTCEDITHIIMTHLHFDHVSGLTKCINGHFSSAFPNARIFVSEIEWNEMRNPNIRSKNTYWKQNWEFIQHQVTTFSHKDEIVPGVTVHHTGGHSDGHAVVVLKGNNDILVHMGDLLPTHAHQNVLWVMAYDDYPMTSIEQKQQWLAYAYEHQAWLSFYHDAFYRAVKWDNKGEIVDEIKRMHSASIQ; this is encoded by the coding sequence ATGGAAACGTTAACAATAGGGAAATTAAAAGTGACATGGCTTCGTGGAGGGAATAATCATTTAGACGGAGGGGCAATGTTTGGTGTTGTTCCAAAAGAGCTTTGGACAAAAAAATATCCCATCTCAGAAGGAAATCGAATTCCGATGAGGACTGATCCTTTGCTCGTTCAAACTGAAAAACACCTCATGTTAATTGATGCAGGCATAGGAAATGGTATGTTGGATGAGAAAAAAAAGCTTCATTTTGGTGTAACTGAAGAATCATTTATTGCTGAAGACTTACAAAAGTTAGGGTTTACGTGCGAAGATATTACTCATATCATTATGACGCATCTTCACTTTGATCATGTGTCAGGCTTAACAAAATGTATCAACGGACATTTTTCCTCTGCTTTTCCAAATGCACGAATTTTTGTTAGTGAAATTGAGTGGAATGAAATGAGAAATCCTAATATACGTTCTAAAAATACGTATTGGAAACAGAATTGGGAATTTATTCAACATCAAGTAACAACATTTAGCCACAAAGATGAAATTGTGCCTGGAGTAACGGTTCATCATACCGGCGGTCACAGCGATGGTCATGCTGTAGTTGTATTAAAAGGAAACAATGACATCTTAGTGCACATGGGCGATCTTTTGCCAACACATGCACATCAAAATGTCTTATGGGTAATGGCATATGATGATTATCCAATGACTTCGATTGAACAAAAGCAGCAGTGGCTAGCTTATGCCTATGAGCATCAAGCTTGGCTAAGTTTTTATCATGATGCTTTTTATCGAGCTGTAAAATGGGATAATAAAGGAGAAATAGTTGACGAAATTAAACGGATGCATTCAGCGTCAATTCAATAA